In one window of Macadamia integrifolia cultivar HAES 741 chromosome 2, SCU_Mint_v3, whole genome shotgun sequence DNA:
- the LOC122091816 gene encoding disease resistance protein RPS5-like, whose protein sequence is MATTIIGAILSPILGWIPTYIINPIATKCQVWRNLSENIEELENTRMKLEARRSDKASEVEKEMNQEGVVKSAEADLWFGQVDDALSNANNLRIEYQQSQISGTSCPNCFCRSRYQLSKRALKLKQDVHDKLFGEEPRSGWTVAPPRQIGRSMNTVCIEGQTTTEKLKGEIIDSVLDDRYVAVGLFGMGGIGKTTLLRHANEHFRMTQHFESVIFTTVSSTPNFVEIRKQIAEGFGLRNRQDDDDLKEQLSRLFQTRKYLLILDDMWEPVINLGEICNIPEPKKENGCKILLASRSKEVVTRFVIRFGARDSLRSIRVNKLQPDEAWNLFVQKVGEDITLKSSIVFLAKDVLKKCDGLPLAIVVIGSTMSTRETEGEWKDALRELEQSASNLEGMKEEVFSILMFSFEKLKPIEQSLFLFCCLFPEDHNIDKYDLFEFAIGEETLSGMHRLQDIRNKVDVLVAKLQNSSMLEDSDYFDAFKMHDMMRELAVWITSTSNNKYPSKFITKAGVGITEAPADASEWCKATKISLMMNSSIESLPQLPDQCPQVHTLLLQQTCINVIPQVHFSEHMPALQILDLSFCIELKSLPASISHLVNLRLLNLSGCFNLQDLPHGIGKLVQLISLDLGHCENLRKLPIEMKKLNNLRRLHIGSTKILKRIPRGVLSGLRKLEELDTTGSGLKWFASGVEELSQLISLSDISVEIRKANVFHWFKPFLKSKRMHSLDLRNCTIDPSIFPYLLDIDRVVQFKSCEGLTHIPTHGCQCLIVEACPDLEILLNVQEAEGNAFESLRGLRLDQLDQLQAICTGVPQPGCFSNMTSVEIQECPNLKVIFTNGVTRLLKKLRYLSVCRCPQLVKIVADEDLEINAFPSLEEMRLCELPELIDICHLDLNWPSLSEAFIYLCSKLRRPPFGAKHADILLNDEMDSQMIKSYLWVKKWKEEEEKEEKKKEEEDDDDHEDEEKEKEEEVF, encoded by the coding sequence ATGGCGACGACTATCATTGGCGCGATACTAAGCCCCATACTAGGATGGATTCCCACATATATAATCAATCCTATCGCAACTAAGTGTCAGGTCTGGCGGAACCTTAGCGAGAACATCGAAGAGCTAGAAAACACAAGAATGAAGCTAGAAGCCAGGAGAAGTGACAAAGCAAGTGAagtagaaaaagaaatgaaCCAAGAAGGTGTAGTAAAATCAGCAGAGGCAGATCTCTGGTTCGGTCAAGTCGATGATGCTCTATCCAACGCCAACAACCTACGAATCGAATACCAGCAGAGTCAGATCTCTGGTACTTCATGTCCTAACTGCTTCTGCCGGTCACGCTATCAGCTGAGCAAAAGAGCTTTGAAGCTCAAGCAAGATGTACATGACAAGTTGTTTGGGGAAGAACCAAGATCTGGTTGGACGGTGGCTCCACCACGGCAGATAGGGAGGAGTATGAACACCGTTTGTATCGAGGGACAAACAACAACAGAGAAATTGAAAGGTGAGATCATCGATTCGGTGCTCGACGATAGGTATGTTGCTGTTGGGTTGTTTGGTATGGGAGGTATAGGCAAGACAACACTTCTACGACACGCCAATGAGCACTTTAGGATGACCCAACACTTCGAATCCGTGATTTTCACCACTGTGTCATCCACACCCAATTTCGTAGAAATACGAAAGCAAATTGCTGAaggcttcggcttgagaaatcGCCAAGATGACGATGATCTGAAAGAACAACTGTCTCGCCTTTTCCAAACAAGAAAGTATCTATTGATATTAGACGACATGTGGGAGCCTGTTATTAATCTTGGTGAAATCTGCAATATTCCTGAACCTAAGAAGGAGAACGGCTGCAAAATATTATTGGCATCTCGATCAAAAGAAGTGGTTACAAGGTTTGTGATCCGCTTTGGAGCAAGAGATTCTCTTCGATCAATTCGAGTGAACAAACTCCAACCAGATGAAGCGTGGAATCTTTTTGTTCAAAAAGTCGGTGAGGATATTACTTTGAAATCATCAATAGTATTCCTTGCGAAGGATGTTCTGAAAAAGTGTGATGGATTGCCTCTGGCCATCGTTGTTATCGGTAGCACAATGTCAACGAGGGAAACAGAGGGAGAATGGAAAGATGCTCTACGTGAATTGGAGCAGTCAGCTTCAAATCTCGAAGGTATGAAAGAAGAAGTATTTTCAATACTGATGTTTAGTTttgaaaaattgaaaccaattgAACAATCCCTCTTCTTGTTCTGCTGTCTATTTCCTGAGGACCACAATATCGACAAATATGACTTATTTGAGTTTGCCATTGGTGAAGAAACTCTGTCTGGGATGCATCGGCTACAAGATATTAGAAATAAAGTAGATGTTTTGGTTGCAAAGCTTCAAAATTCATCCATGCTTGAGGACAGTGACTACTTTGATGCATTTAAAATGCACGATATGATGCGTGAATTGGCTGTGTGGATCACATCTACATCGAACAATAAGTACCCCTCCAAGTTCATCACAAAGGCCGGTGTTGGAATAACTGAGGCACCTGCTGATGCCTCAGAATGGTGCAAGGCCACTAAGATTTCATTGATGATGAATTCTTCTATAGAATCTTTACCTCAATTGCCAGATCAATGTCCACAAGTGCACACATTGCTCCTTCAACAAACTTGTATTAACGTCATCCCCCAAGTGCACTTCTCGGAGCACATGCCTGCACTTCAGATACTAGATTTGAGCTTTTGTATTGAGCTAAAGAGTTTGCCGGCTTCAATATCCCATCTAGTCAACCTTCGTTTGTTAAACTTAAGTGGGTGTTTTAACCTACAGGATTTACCCCATGGAATTGGAAAGTTGGTTCAACTCATATCATTAGACTTGGGTCATTGCGAAAACTTAAGAAAACTACCAATAGAGATGAAAAAGTTGAACAATTTAAGGCGACTACACATCGGCAGCACCAAAATTCTTAAGAGGATACCACGTGGGGTATTATCTGGATTGCGTAAGCTAGAGGAGCTAGACACTACCGGAAGCGGGTTAAAATGGTTCGCCAGTGGTGTAGAGGAACTATCTCAATTGATTAGCTTATCTGATATTAGCGTCGAGATAAGGAAAGCAAATGTTTTCCATTGGTTTAagccattccttaaatctaaacGCATGCATAGTCTAGATTTGCGGAATTGTACTATTGATCCTTCAATTTTTCCGTATCTTCTAGACATTGATAGAGTTGTGCAATTCAAGTCATGTGAGGGTTTGACACACATTCCAACTCATGGCTGTCAATGTCTAATTGTAGAAGCTTGTCCAGATCTCGAGATATTATTGAACGTACAGGAAGCCGAAGGGAATGCTTTTGAAAGCTTACGTGGGTTGAGACTTGATCAACTGGATCAGTTGCAGGCAATATGTACTGGGGTTCCACAACCTGGATGCTTTTCTAATATGACAAGTGTGGAAATACAGGAATGCCCCAATCTAAAGGTGATTTTCACTAATGGTGTAACACGGTTGCTTAAAAAGTTGCGTTATTTATCTGTATGTCGATGTCCTCAATTGGTGAAGATAGTAGCAGATGAGGATTTGGAAATCAATGCATTTCCAAGTTTGGAGGAAATGCGACTATGTGAGCTACCAGAATTGATAGACATATGCCATCTCGATTTGAACTGGCCATCTCTCTCTGAAGCGTTTATTTATCTTTGTTCTAAGTTAAGGAGACCCCCGTTTGGAGCCAAACATGCAGATATATTATTAAATGATGAAATGGACAGCCAGATGATAAAGAGCTATCTATGGGTGAAAAAATGG
- the LOC122089132 gene encoding G-type lectin S-receptor-like serine/threonine-protein kinase At5g35370 → MASIFFSVTSIFLSFSILASCETIYTGFIEPTYSSTYNQFVDANGVFLRSNSQNFSVAFFNPGGQSNYYLSVLHIATQTAIWSANRDIPISKTIGILLSPQGIAVTDQTSGGAPTVKWSTPPLNSSVALMQLTDTGNLVLLDQYNRSIWQSFDNPTDTIVIGQQIPVGSSLVSSLSDTNYSSGDFQFSVASYDGLLKWKGSTYWKMSMERNAYVNSNAPISFMALNGTGLYLHGENGSVVVIKIILSPADFRIAKLEFGGQFTISSFPSKATTIEFTAPHDNCRLPYICGSVGLCTTTTSAGQYVCSCPSGFHNINQGCFPSDASLSLPSACNSNSSINATGGVQSNSSYTSLGIGVSYFQITFSEPTIEFVNLSYCKSLCSNCSCSGFFYDNSSNSCFLLENQLGSFMSSTSSNSDPMGYIKVMVKPSVVATGGNNQSSSKSSSGFPLVALVLLPSTGFLLLVTVLFLSLIWWRRRKLASHSKLDRPSSCSSFELDDIFSIPGLPVRFDYQVLEAATNYFENQIGSGGFGSVYKGVLPDKSVVAVKKIIHVGIQGRKEFFAEIAVIGNIHHINLVKLKGYCAQRQEQLLVYEYMNRGSLDRTLFSNGPVLEWQERFEIALGTARGLAYLHSGCEHKIIHCDVKPENILLHDHSQVKLSDFGLSKLLSPEQSSHFTTMRGTRGYLAPEWLTSSSISDKTDVYSYGMVLLELIRGRKNSSLQIQTTSNENGSNGGSASASSMMGPVYFPLFALEMHEQGSYFELADPRLEGRVTNADVEKLVRVALCCVHEEPMLRPSMVNVVAMLEGGIPLGVPRLESLNFLRFYGRRFTEASMMEGSNAVNSIRPYPQGYTGVTTNSNTNSSDSYPSLSYISSQEVSGPR, encoded by the coding sequence ATggcctccatcttcttctccgtCACTTCCATCTTCTTATCCTTTTCAATCCTCGCAAGTTGCGAGACAATCTACACAGGATTCATTGAGCCAACCTACAGTTCTACATACAACCAATTCGTAGACGCCAATGGGGTCTTCTTAAGATCCAACAGTCAAAACTTCAGTGTCGCCTTCTTCAATCCCGGCGGTCAATCCAATTACTATCTCTCCGTCCTTCATATCGCTACCCAAACCGCAATATGGTCAGCTAATCGTGATATCCCAATCTCCAAAACCATCGGAATCTTGCTTTCTCCCCAAGGAATCGCTGTCACCGACCAAACTAGCGGCGGCGCCCCCACCGTAAAATGGTCAACGCCGCCGTTAAATTCATCCGTTGCATTGATGCAGCTCACCGACACAGGAAATCTTGTATTGCTCGATCAATACAACCGTTCTATTTGGCAGAGCTTTGATAATCCGACCGATACTATTGTGATCGGGCAACAAATCCCAGTGGGTTCATCCTTGGTGAGTTCGTTATCTGATACCAATTACTCATCTGGAGATTTCCAATTTTCTGTTGCTAGTTATGATGGATTACTTAAATGGAAAGGGTCGACCTATTGGAAGATGTCGATGGAACGGAATGCTTATGTTAATTCAAATGCTCCGATATCGTTTATGGCCCTAAATGGTACAGGTCTTTATCTTCATGGAGAAAATGGATCTGTAGTTGTGATTAAGATAATTTTGTCTCCGGCGGATTTCCGAATTGCAAAATTAGAGTTTGGAGGACAGTTCACTATCAGTAGCTTCCCTTCTAAAGCAACGACTATTGAATTCACAGCACCGCACGATAATTGCCGACTTCCTTACATCTGTGGCTCAGTTGGGTTGTGCACAACTACTACTTCAGCTGGGCAATATGTATGTTCATGTCCTTCTGGGTTTCACAACATCAATCAAGGTTGCTTCCCATCAGATGCGTCTCTTTCCTTGCCTTCTGCTTGTAATTCTAATTCATCCATTAATGCCACCGGTGGTGTTCAATCGAATTCATCATATACAAGTCTAGGTATTGGAGTGAGCTACTTTCAAATTACTTTCTCAGAACCTACCATCGAGTTTGTGAATTTATCTTATTGCAAATCACTCTGCTCCAATTGTTCTTGCTCTGGCTTTTTCTATGACAATTCCTCTAATTCTTGTTTTCTGCTTGAAAATCAATTGGGTTCCTTTATGTCAAGCACATCGAGCAATAGTGATCCAATGGGATACATTAAGGTGATGGTTAAACCATCTGTGGTGGCCACAGGTGGGAACAACCAATCTTCAAGCAAGAGTTCATCAGGTTTCCCATTGGTTGCTCTGGTGCTCTTACCTTCAACAGGGTTCCTTTTATTGGTTACTGTTCTGTTCCTGAGCCTTATTTGGTGGAGAAGGCGTAAGCTTGCATCACATTCAAAACTAGACCGCCCAAGTTCATGTTCTTCATTTGAGCTTGATGATATCTTCTCCATCCCTGGTTTACCTGTGAGATTTGATTACCAAGTTCTTGAAGCTGCAACCAATTACTTTGAGAACCAAATCGGTTCAGGTGGATTTGGGTCTGTTTACAAAGGTGTTCTTCCTGATAAATCTGTGGTTGCAGTGAAGAAAATAATCCATGTAGGAATTCAAGGGAGGAAGGAATTCTTTGCAGAGATTGCAGTGATTGGAAACATCCACCATATTAACTTGGTTAAGCTAAAGGGCTACTGTGCCCAAAGGCAGGAACAGCTTCTAGTCTATGAGTACATGAACAGGGGATCACTAGACCGGACACTCTTCAGTAATGGACCGGTATTAGAATGGCAAGAGAGGTTTGAGATTGCATTGGGGACAGCCCGGGGGCTCGCATATTTGCACAGTGGTTGTGAGCACAAGATAATACATTGTGATGTCAAGCCAGAGAACATTCTCTTACATGACCATTCACAAGTGAAGCTCTCAGATTTTGGACTATCAAAGCTTCTCAGTCCTGAACAGTCTAGTCATTTCACGACGATGAGGGGGACACGAGGGTATCTTGCACCGGAATGGCTCACAAGTTCTTCGATCTCAGATAAAACCGATGTCTATAGCTATGGTATGGTTCTACTTGAGCTTATCAGAGGAAGGAAGAACTCTTCTCTGCAAATTCAAACCACTAGCAATGAAAATGGCAGTAATGGTGGTTCAGCATCTGCGTCCTCTATGATGGGTCCAGTCTATTTCCCATTATTTGCATTGGAGATGCATGAGCAAGGGAGTTATTTTGAACTTGCAGACCCAAGGCTTGAGGGAAGAGTAACAAATGCAGATGTGGAGAAGCTTGTGCGTGTGGCCTTGTGTTGTGTCCATGAGGAGCCAATGCTAAGGCCTAGTATGGTCAATGTGGTAGCCATGTTAGAAGGTGGGATTCCTTTGGGGGTTCCAAGACTTGAGTCCTTGAACTTCTTGCGGTTCTATGGCCGGCGATTCACCGAGGCATCAATGATGGAAGGATCCAATGCAGTAAATTCAATAAGGCCATATCCACAAGGATATACTGGTGTAACAACTAACTCAAACACAAACTCAAGTGATTCATACCCATCTCTTTCTTACATTTCATCACAGGAGGTATCTGGCCCAAGGTAA